Proteins encoded by one window of Salvia splendens isolate huo1 chromosome 14, SspV2, whole genome shotgun sequence:
- the LOC121764300 gene encoding 3-ketoacyl-CoA synthase 7-like, whose protein sequence is MFITSADTSWANGISPFAAFYEYGVVIAITIALLVLVYFFSSAKTRPIYLIDFCCYLPPPNLRATAANYIEHFELCAAHEREAIDFQTKMIKRSAIGCEACLPVSVHQIPPDKSLSCTQEETETVLFTVVKDLLSKQSINPKSVDILVTNCSIFCPTPSITAMIINKFGFRSNIKSVSLSGMGCSAGLVAIGLAKDLLRVQGNSLALVLSMEAVTPSGYDGSIRSMLLANTLFRMGGGAVLLSNKKQDMLRAKYKLRYLLRTHMGSDDESYHSVIQKEDGAGSVGVALSRSLLHVAANALKINLTELGPSCLPLSEQLLYGWSVLQGKFQNAATKREVYVPNFKKAFEHFCIHAGGRAIVDAVEERLRLKKEDGEASRMTLHRFGNTSSSSVWYELSYLEAKGRIRKGDRVWQIAFGSGFKCNSAVWECISELDHNIRNAWSSSIHLYPVQIPDVIDH, encoded by the coding sequence ATGTTTATTACCTCTGCAGATACAAGTTGGGCCAACGGTATCTCCCCATTCGCCGCCTTCTATGAATATGGAGTAGTTATTGCTATCACCATCGCCTTGTTGGTACTTgtatatttcttttcttccgccAAAACCCGTCCTATTTACCTAATAGACTTCTGCTGCTACCTACCACCTCCTAATCTTCGTGCCACGGCAGCTAACTATATAGAACACTTTGAACTATGTGCTGCTCATGAGAGAGAAGCTATCGACTTCCAAACCAAGATGATCAAAAGATCAGCCATTGGTTGTGAGGCATGTCTTCCTGTTTCAGTGCATCAAATCCCACCTGATAAATCTCTTAGCTGCACCCAAGAAGAAACAGAAACAGTTCTTTTCACGGTTGTGAAAGACCTCCTCAGCAAGCAAAGTATCAACCCCAAAAGCGTTGACATTCTAGTAACCAACTGTAGCATCTTCTGTCCCACACCATCCATTACAGCTATGATCATAAACAAGTTTGGGTTCAGAAGCAATATCAAGAGTGTCAGCCTCAGTGGAATGGGATGCAGTGCTGGCCTTGTGGCCATTGGTTTAGCAAAAGATCTTTTGAGAGTACAAGGCAACTCGTTGGCTCTGGTTCTCAGCATGGAAGCAGTGACCCCTAGTGGCTATGATGGTAGCATCAGGTCCATGCTTTTAGCCAACACGCTTTTTCGTATGGGAGGCGGTGCTGTCTTGTTGTCGAACAAGAAGCAAGACATGTTAAGAGCCAAATACAAACTTCGCTATCTCTTACGAACACATATGGGGTCAGATGATGAGTCATACCACTCAGTCATCCAGAAAGAAGATGGAGCAGGCTCAGTAGGTGTTGCACTATCGAGATCTCTTCTACATGTCGCAGCAAATGCCCTGAAAATAAATTTAACAGAATTAGGCCCTTCTTGCTTACCACTTTCAGAGCAGCTTCTGTATGGATGGTCAGTCTTGCAAGGGAAATTTCAGAATGCAGCAACAAAGCGGGAAGTATACGTACCAAACTTCAAGAAGGCGTTTGAGCATTTCTGCATACATGCAGGTGGAAGGGCAATCGTTGATGCTGTGGAGGAAAGGCTAAGGTTGAAAAAAGAAGATGGAGAAGCATCTAGGATGACGCTCCACAGATTCGGCaacacttcatcttcttctgtTTGGTACGAGTTGAGCTATCTGGAGGCGAAAGGCAGGATTAGAAAGGGTGACCGGGTGTGGCAAATTGCATTTGGTAGTGGCTTCAAATGCAATAGTGCAGTTTGGGAATGCATATCCGAACTCGATCATAACATCCGAAATGCTTggtcaagtagcatacatttgtACCCAGTTCAGATCCCTGATGTAATAGATCACTAA